In Bacillus sp. KH172YL63, one genomic interval encodes:
- a CDS encoding YkyA family protein has product MSKFRFAFMLGAAIFVLMGCVGGSTPEENLYNVLEETVSKENQFVKVQKPLQELEEKEKEIYTKIMDLGMKEFDQIEKLSDEALENIEERKEYIDKERASMKESKEEFAKADEFVDELEKEELKKEAKQLKKTMEERYQLHEKLTSSYLEALSLDKELYHMFKKKDLTMEELEKQIQSINDQYEKIKQYNDGYNKKTEEFNKQKQAFYSEAELDMKTSE; this is encoded by the coding sequence GTGTCGAAATTTCGTTTTGCTTTCATGTTAGGAGCGGCTATTTTTGTGCTGATGGGGTGCGTAGGTGGTTCGACACCCGAGGAGAATTTGTACAACGTTCTTGAAGAGACAGTATCAAAAGAGAATCAATTTGTGAAAGTGCAAAAGCCTCTTCAAGAGTTAGAAGAAAAGGAAAAAGAGATTTATACGAAAATCATGGATCTCGGAATGAAAGAGTTTGACCAGATAGAGAAGCTTTCCGACGAAGCGCTTGAGAACATCGAAGAGAGAAAAGAATATATCGATAAAGAGCGTGCATCCATGAAAGAGTCTAAGGAAGAGTTTGCCAAAGCAGACGAATTCGTCGATGAATTAGAAAAAGAAGAACTGAAAAAAGAAGCCAAACAGCTGAAAAAGACGATGGAAGAACGTTATCAGCTTCATGAAAAATTGACATCTTCTTATCTTGAGGCCCTGTCCCTGGATAAAGAACTTTATCATATGTTTAAAAAGAAAGATCTAACCATGGAAGAACTTGAAAAACAAATACAATCCATCAACGACCAGTATGAAAAAATCAAACAATACAATGATGGATATAATAAGAAAACAGAAGAATTCAATAAACAAAAACAGGCATTCTATTCAGAAGCTGAGCTTGATATGAAAACATCAGAATAA